The following proteins are encoded in a genomic region of Hippocampus zosterae strain Florida chromosome 2, ASM2543408v3, whole genome shotgun sequence:
- the zeb2b gene encoding zinc finger E-box-binding homeobox 2b isoform X1, protein MRQEMMADGPRCKRRKQANPRRKNAALNYENVVETSSETEEDDKLQVSEEDPLINGTGSPASLVNADASPCAESHGLPTKEEEDDEMRDSGVEHIWPDSDMLSASVDGTDEIKDFDTLGPDATLQIAGNGTVKSINCTSEFEDFFAKRKRGDSDSHVVSIAEYLQRGDTAIIYPEAPEELSRLGTPEAAGPEENDLPPGTPDAFAQLLTCPYCDRGYKRLTSLKEHIKYRHEKNEENFACPLCSYTFAYRTQLERHMATHKPARDQHQLLNQAAGNRKFKCTECGKAFKYKHHLKEHLRIHSGEKPYECPNCKKRFSHSGSYSSHISSKKCIGLIAVNGRMRGTMKTGSSPTSASSSPTNTAISQLRQKLENGKPVGLADHNNHLSIKTEPLDFNEYKLMMASHGFSAPGPFMNGGVGGNSPLGVHHNSTAQSPLQHLGMHGLESQLLGYPNPLINNLSEVQKVLQIVDNTVCRQKMDCKPEELSKLTAYMKELGTQVEEQKQGLTSASGPQVSLPLVNHNGATKSIIDYTLEKVNEAKACLQSLTTDSKRQINNIKHEKSNHMLESGMEEKASENMFTPYACQYCKETFPGPIPLHQHERYLCKMNEEIKAVLQPNENLMPNKHIFMEKNTHLTSSILTEKGLTGSLHPYRDHMSVLKAYFAMNMEPNSEELLKISIAVGLPQEFVKQWFDQRKMFPYGSTRTPPLEHKNSTEMVVGTNNHHTPPKDSLTVRSPMSLIKPGDCITSPAIAELHNNCDNSLRHLKNHQFGDAKAIGDKLDHSRSNTPSPLNLSSTSSKHSHSSSYTPNSLVSEDLQAEPLDLSLPRLIKEPKHALTVKSRPKVNSFTVELSSVPSPREHFEEPLNLAYLKKEFSATNGNLEKSTSPIFGINPFAAKPMYTSLPPQSAFPPATFMPPMQASIPGLRPYPGMEQMGFLPHMAYTYAAGAATFAEMQQRRKYQRKHGFQGDLLDATADYMSGLDDMTDPDSCLSRKKIKKTESGMYACDLCDKTFQKSSSLLRHKYEHTGKRPHQCQICKKAFKHKHHLIEHSRLHSGEKPYQCDKCGKRFSHSGSYSQHMNHRYSYCKREAEEREAAEREAREKGHLESTELLMSRAYLQGITPQGYPELAEREAILRHDGVNGGIIEGRKEVDEEYVKMGRREDEFEFEEEEESKSMDTDPDTLRDEEENGEHSMDDSSLDGKMETKSDREDTMEDAM, encoded by the exons CAGCTCTCAACTACGAGAATGTGGTGGAGACCAGCTCGGAGACAGAGGAGGACGACAAGCTGCAGGTGTCCGAGGAAGACCCGCTGATCAACGGCACCGGTAGCCCGGCCAGCCTCGTCAACGCGGACGCCTCACCGTGCGCCGAGAGCCACGGGCTGCCCaccaaagaggaggaggacgacgaaaTGCGGGACAGTGGAGTGGAGCACATCTGGCCCGACAGCGACATGCTGAGTGCATCAGTGGATGGTACCG ATGAAATAAAAGATTTCGACACTTTGGGCCCTGATGCCACTTTGCAAATAGCAGGAAATGGTACAG TCAAGAGCATCAATTGCACTTCAGAGTTCGAGGACTTTTTTGCCAAGAGAAAGCGTGGCGACAGCGACAGCCACGTGGTGAGCATCGCTGAGTATCTCCAGCGAGGCGATACCGCTATCATCTACCCAGAAGCCCCCGAGGAGCTGTCCCGACTCGGGACGCCGGAGGCAGCGGGTCCAGAGGAAAACG ACCTGCCACCTGGAACGCCAGATGCCTTCGCCCAACTGTTGACCTGCCCCTACTGCGACCGGGGCTACAAGCGCTTGACATCACTGAAGGAGCACATCAAGTACCGCCATGAGAAGAATGAGGAGAACTTCGCCTGCCCGCTGTGCAGCTACACGTTCGCCTACCGCACTCAGCTCGAGCGACATATGGCCACGCACAAGCCTGCGAGGGATCAG CACCAACTATTGAACCAAGCAGCCGGCAACCGCAAGTTCAAATGCACTGAGTGCGGTAAGGCCTTCAAATACAAGCACCACCTGAAGGAACACCTCCGCATCCACAGTG GTGAAAAACCATATGAATGCCCCAACTGTAAGAAGCGCTTCTCGCACTCGGGATCTTACAGTTCGCACATCAGCAGCAAAAAGTGCATTGGCTTGATCGCCGTCAACGGCAGGATGCGTGGCACCATGAAGACGGGCTCCTCCCCCACCtcggcctcctcctcccccaccaACACTGCCATCAGCCAACTGCGGCAAAAGCTAGAGAACGGCAAGCCAGTGGGCCTCGCTGACCACAACAACCACCTGAGCATCAAGACAGAGCCACTTGACTTCAACGAATACAAACTGATGATGGCCTCGCATGGATTTAGTGCTCCCGGGCCTTTCATGAATGGTGGAGTTGGAGGCAACAGTCCATTGGGGGTTCACCACAACTCAACAGCCCAAAGCCCTCTGCAGCACCTGGGTATGCACGGGCTGGAGTCGCAGCTTCTCGGCTACCCGAACCCTCTGATTAACAACCTGAGCGAGGTGCAAAAGGTCCTCCAGATTGTAGATAACACAGTGTGCAGGCAAAAAATGGACTGCAAACCGGAGGAGCTGTCCAAGCTCACAGCCTACATGAAGGAATTAGGCACACAGGTGGAGGAGCAAAAACAGGGCCTGACATCGGCAAGTGGGCCTCAGGTCAGTCTTCCACTAGTCAATCACAACGGCGCCACCAAAAGCATCATAGACTACACACTCGAGAAGGTCAATGAAGCCAAAGCCTGTCTCCAGAGCTTGACCACAGACTCAAAGAGACAGATCAACAATATCAAACACGAGAAATCGAACCACATGCTCGAAAGTGGCATGGAAGAGAAGGCATCAGAGAACATGTTCACGCCATATGCGTGTCAGTATTGCAAAGAAACTTTCCCGGGTCCCATCCCTCTCCACCAACATGAGCGCTACttgtgtaaaatgaatgagGAGATCAAAGCTGTGCTCCAACCCAATGAGAATCTGATGCCCAACAAACATATATTCATGGAGAAGAACACTCATCTGACATCTTCCATTTTGACTGAAAAGGGACTGACAGGCTCCCTTCACCCCTACAGGGACCACATGTCTGTGCTCAAGGCATATTTTGCCATGAACATGGAGCCCAACTCCGAAGAGCTGCTCAAGATCTCTATTGCCGTTGGCCTTCCTCAGGAATTCGTCAAGCAATGGTTTGATCAGCGGAAGATGTTTCCATATGGCAGCACCAGAACGCCGCCGCTTGAGCACAAGAACAGCACGGAAATGGTTGTCGGGACGAACAACCACCACACTCCCCCTAAAGACTCTCTGACGGTGCGGTCGCCAATGTCTCTAATCAAACCAGGCGACTGCATCACATCCCCAGCTATTGCTGAGCTCCACAACAACTGTGACAACTCCCTCAGACATTTGAAAAACCACCAGTTTGGCGACGCGAAGGCCATAGGTGACAAGTTGGACCATTCCCGAAGCAACACTCCGTCTCCGCTTAACCTGTCGTCCACATCCTCCAAACATTCGCACAGCAGTTCTTACACCCCGAACAGCCTGGTGTCCGAGGACCTGCAGGCCGAGCCGCTCGACCTTTCACTTCCACGACTCATCAAGGAACCTAAGCACGCACTGACCGTGAAGAGCCGTCCAAAAGTCAACAGTTTTACAGTCGAGCTTAGCAGTGTCCCCTCGCCACGCGAGCACTTTGAGGAGCCTCTGAACCTAGCCTATCTCAAGAAGGAGTTCTCTGCCACCAATGGCAATTTGGAGAAAAGCACTAGCCCCATCTTTGGCATTAACCCCTTTGCCGCCAAACCCATGTACACGTCACTTCCTCCTCAGAGCGCTTTTCCGCCAGCCACATTCATGCCACCAATGCAGGCCAGCATCCCAGGACTCAGGCCCTACCCCGGCATGGAACAGATGGGTTTCCTACCACACATGGCGTACACATACGCAGCTGGCGCCGCTACCTTTGCTGAGATGCAACAGCGGAGAAAGTATCAGCGGAAACATGGTTTCCAG GGCGACCTACTTGACGCTACAGCCGATTACATGTCAGGGCTGGATGACATGACAGACCCCGATTCCTGTCTGTCGCGGAAGAAGATTAAGAAGACTGAAAGTGGTATGTACGCGTGTGACTTGTGCGACAAAACATTCCAGAAGAGCAGTTCCCTTCTCAGACACAAATATGAACACACAG GCAAGCGGCCGCACCAATGTCAGATCTGCAAAAAGGCCTTCAAACACAAGCACCATCTCATTGAGCACTCACGCTTGCACTCGGGCGAGAAGCCCTACCAGTGCGACAAGTGCGGCAAAAGGTTCTCGCATTCGGGCTCGTACTCGCAGCACATGAACCATCGCTACTCCTACTGCAAGCGCGAGGCGGAGGAGCGCGAGGCGGCCGAGAGAGAGGCCCGCGAAAAGGGCCATCTGGAGTCTACGGAGCTGCTGATGAGCCGGGCCTACTTGCAGGGAATCACTCCTCAGGGTTACCCGGAGCTGGCGGAGCGTGAGGCCATCTTGCGGCACGACGGCGTGAATGGAGGGATCATAGAGGGACGCAAGGAAGTGGATGAAGAATATGTGAAGATGGGACGCAGGGAGGATGAGTTTGagtttgaggaggaggaagagagcaAGAGCATGGACACGGACCCGGACACGTTGAGGGACGAAGAGGAGAACGGAGAGCACTCGATGGACGATAGCTCGCTGGATGGCAAAATGGAAACCAAATCGGATCGCGAGGACACGATGGAGGACGCCATGTAG
- the zeb2b gene encoding zinc finger E-box-binding homeobox 2b isoform X3, translating to MRQEMMADGPRCKRRKQANPRRKNAALNYENVVETSSETEEDDKLQVSEEDPLINGTGSPASLVNADASPCAESHGLPTKEEEDDEMRDSGVEHIWPDSDMLSASVDGTDEIKDFDTLGPDATLQIAGNGTVKSINCTSEFEDFFAKRKRGDSDSHVVSIAEYLQRGDTAIIYPEAPEELSRLGTPEAAGPEENDLPPGTPDAFAQLLTCPYCDRGYKRLTSLKEHIKYRHEKNEENFACPLCSYTFAYRTQLERHMATHKPARDQHQLLNQAAGNRKFKCTECGKAFKYKHHLKEHLRIHSGEKPYECPNCKKRFSHSGSYSSHISSKKCIGLIAVNGRMRGTMKTGSSPTSASSSPTNTAISQLRQKLENGKPVGLADHNNHLSIKTEPLDFNEYKLMMASHGFSAPGPFMNGGVGGNSPLGVHHNSTAQSPLQHLGMHGLESQLLGYPNPLINNLSEVQKVLQIVDNTVCRQKMDCKPEELSKLTAYMKELGTQVEEQKQGLTSASGPQVSLPLVNHNGATKSIIDYTLEKVNEAKACLQSLTTDSKRQINNIKHEKSNHMLESGMEEKASENMFTPYACQYCKETFPGPIPLHQHERYLCKMNEEIKAVLQPNENLMPNKHIFMEKNTHLTSSILTEKGLTGSLHPYRDHMSVLKAYFAMNMEPNSEELLKISIAVGLPQEFVKQWFDQRKMFPYGSTRTPPLEHKNSTEMVVGTNNHHTPPKDSLTVRSPMSLIKPGDCITSPAIAELHNNCDNSLRHLKNHQFGDAKAIGDKLDHSRSNTPSPLNLSSTSSKHSHSSSYTPNSLVSEDLQAEPLDLSLPRLIKEPKHALTVKSRPKVNSFTVELSSVPSPREHFEEPLNLAYLKKEFSATNGNLEKSTSPIFGINPFAAKPMYTSLPPQSAFPPATFMPPMQASIPGLRPYPGMEQMGFLPHMAYTYAAGAATFAEMQQRRKYQRKHGFQGDLLDATADYMSGLDDMTDPDSCLSRKKIKKTESGKRPHQCQICKKAFKHKHHLIEHSRLHSGEKPYQCDKCGKRFSHSGSYSQHMNHRYSYCKREAEEREAAEREAREKGHLESTELLMSRAYLQGITPQGYPELAEREAILRHDGVNGGIIEGRKEVDEEYVKMGRREDEFEFEEEEESKSMDTDPDTLRDEEENGEHSMDDSSLDGKMETKSDREDTMEDAM from the exons CAGCTCTCAACTACGAGAATGTGGTGGAGACCAGCTCGGAGACAGAGGAGGACGACAAGCTGCAGGTGTCCGAGGAAGACCCGCTGATCAACGGCACCGGTAGCCCGGCCAGCCTCGTCAACGCGGACGCCTCACCGTGCGCCGAGAGCCACGGGCTGCCCaccaaagaggaggaggacgacgaaaTGCGGGACAGTGGAGTGGAGCACATCTGGCCCGACAGCGACATGCTGAGTGCATCAGTGGATGGTACCG ATGAAATAAAAGATTTCGACACTTTGGGCCCTGATGCCACTTTGCAAATAGCAGGAAATGGTACAG TCAAGAGCATCAATTGCACTTCAGAGTTCGAGGACTTTTTTGCCAAGAGAAAGCGTGGCGACAGCGACAGCCACGTGGTGAGCATCGCTGAGTATCTCCAGCGAGGCGATACCGCTATCATCTACCCAGAAGCCCCCGAGGAGCTGTCCCGACTCGGGACGCCGGAGGCAGCGGGTCCAGAGGAAAACG ACCTGCCACCTGGAACGCCAGATGCCTTCGCCCAACTGTTGACCTGCCCCTACTGCGACCGGGGCTACAAGCGCTTGACATCACTGAAGGAGCACATCAAGTACCGCCATGAGAAGAATGAGGAGAACTTCGCCTGCCCGCTGTGCAGCTACACGTTCGCCTACCGCACTCAGCTCGAGCGACATATGGCCACGCACAAGCCTGCGAGGGATCAG CACCAACTATTGAACCAAGCAGCCGGCAACCGCAAGTTCAAATGCACTGAGTGCGGTAAGGCCTTCAAATACAAGCACCACCTGAAGGAACACCTCCGCATCCACAGTG GTGAAAAACCATATGAATGCCCCAACTGTAAGAAGCGCTTCTCGCACTCGGGATCTTACAGTTCGCACATCAGCAGCAAAAAGTGCATTGGCTTGATCGCCGTCAACGGCAGGATGCGTGGCACCATGAAGACGGGCTCCTCCCCCACCtcggcctcctcctcccccaccaACACTGCCATCAGCCAACTGCGGCAAAAGCTAGAGAACGGCAAGCCAGTGGGCCTCGCTGACCACAACAACCACCTGAGCATCAAGACAGAGCCACTTGACTTCAACGAATACAAACTGATGATGGCCTCGCATGGATTTAGTGCTCCCGGGCCTTTCATGAATGGTGGAGTTGGAGGCAACAGTCCATTGGGGGTTCACCACAACTCAACAGCCCAAAGCCCTCTGCAGCACCTGGGTATGCACGGGCTGGAGTCGCAGCTTCTCGGCTACCCGAACCCTCTGATTAACAACCTGAGCGAGGTGCAAAAGGTCCTCCAGATTGTAGATAACACAGTGTGCAGGCAAAAAATGGACTGCAAACCGGAGGAGCTGTCCAAGCTCACAGCCTACATGAAGGAATTAGGCACACAGGTGGAGGAGCAAAAACAGGGCCTGACATCGGCAAGTGGGCCTCAGGTCAGTCTTCCACTAGTCAATCACAACGGCGCCACCAAAAGCATCATAGACTACACACTCGAGAAGGTCAATGAAGCCAAAGCCTGTCTCCAGAGCTTGACCACAGACTCAAAGAGACAGATCAACAATATCAAACACGAGAAATCGAACCACATGCTCGAAAGTGGCATGGAAGAGAAGGCATCAGAGAACATGTTCACGCCATATGCGTGTCAGTATTGCAAAGAAACTTTCCCGGGTCCCATCCCTCTCCACCAACATGAGCGCTACttgtgtaaaatgaatgagGAGATCAAAGCTGTGCTCCAACCCAATGAGAATCTGATGCCCAACAAACATATATTCATGGAGAAGAACACTCATCTGACATCTTCCATTTTGACTGAAAAGGGACTGACAGGCTCCCTTCACCCCTACAGGGACCACATGTCTGTGCTCAAGGCATATTTTGCCATGAACATGGAGCCCAACTCCGAAGAGCTGCTCAAGATCTCTATTGCCGTTGGCCTTCCTCAGGAATTCGTCAAGCAATGGTTTGATCAGCGGAAGATGTTTCCATATGGCAGCACCAGAACGCCGCCGCTTGAGCACAAGAACAGCACGGAAATGGTTGTCGGGACGAACAACCACCACACTCCCCCTAAAGACTCTCTGACGGTGCGGTCGCCAATGTCTCTAATCAAACCAGGCGACTGCATCACATCCCCAGCTATTGCTGAGCTCCACAACAACTGTGACAACTCCCTCAGACATTTGAAAAACCACCAGTTTGGCGACGCGAAGGCCATAGGTGACAAGTTGGACCATTCCCGAAGCAACACTCCGTCTCCGCTTAACCTGTCGTCCACATCCTCCAAACATTCGCACAGCAGTTCTTACACCCCGAACAGCCTGGTGTCCGAGGACCTGCAGGCCGAGCCGCTCGACCTTTCACTTCCACGACTCATCAAGGAACCTAAGCACGCACTGACCGTGAAGAGCCGTCCAAAAGTCAACAGTTTTACAGTCGAGCTTAGCAGTGTCCCCTCGCCACGCGAGCACTTTGAGGAGCCTCTGAACCTAGCCTATCTCAAGAAGGAGTTCTCTGCCACCAATGGCAATTTGGAGAAAAGCACTAGCCCCATCTTTGGCATTAACCCCTTTGCCGCCAAACCCATGTACACGTCACTTCCTCCTCAGAGCGCTTTTCCGCCAGCCACATTCATGCCACCAATGCAGGCCAGCATCCCAGGACTCAGGCCCTACCCCGGCATGGAACAGATGGGTTTCCTACCACACATGGCGTACACATACGCAGCTGGCGCCGCTACCTTTGCTGAGATGCAACAGCGGAGAAAGTATCAGCGGAAACATGGTTTCCAG GGCGACCTACTTGACGCTACAGCCGATTACATGTCAGGGCTGGATGACATGACAGACCCCGATTCCTGTCTGTCGCGGAAGAAGATTAAGAAGACTGAAAGTG GCAAGCGGCCGCACCAATGTCAGATCTGCAAAAAGGCCTTCAAACACAAGCACCATCTCATTGAGCACTCACGCTTGCACTCGGGCGAGAAGCCCTACCAGTGCGACAAGTGCGGCAAAAGGTTCTCGCATTCGGGCTCGTACTCGCAGCACATGAACCATCGCTACTCCTACTGCAAGCGCGAGGCGGAGGAGCGCGAGGCGGCCGAGAGAGAGGCCCGCGAAAAGGGCCATCTGGAGTCTACGGAGCTGCTGATGAGCCGGGCCTACTTGCAGGGAATCACTCCTCAGGGTTACCCGGAGCTGGCGGAGCGTGAGGCCATCTTGCGGCACGACGGCGTGAATGGAGGGATCATAGAGGGACGCAAGGAAGTGGATGAAGAATATGTGAAGATGGGACGCAGGGAGGATGAGTTTGagtttgaggaggaggaagagagcaAGAGCATGGACACGGACCCGGACACGTTGAGGGACGAAGAGGAGAACGGAGAGCACTCGATGGACGATAGCTCGCTGGATGGCAAAATGGAAACCAAATCGGATCGCGAGGACACGATGGAGGACGCCATGTAG
- the zeb2b gene encoding zinc finger E-box-binding homeobox 2b isoform X2, which translates to MRQEMMADGPRCKRRKQANPRRKNALNYENVVETSSETEEDDKLQVSEEDPLINGTGSPASLVNADASPCAESHGLPTKEEEDDEMRDSGVEHIWPDSDMLSASVDGTDEIKDFDTLGPDATLQIAGNGTVKSINCTSEFEDFFAKRKRGDSDSHVVSIAEYLQRGDTAIIYPEAPEELSRLGTPEAAGPEENDLPPGTPDAFAQLLTCPYCDRGYKRLTSLKEHIKYRHEKNEENFACPLCSYTFAYRTQLERHMATHKPARDQHQLLNQAAGNRKFKCTECGKAFKYKHHLKEHLRIHSGEKPYECPNCKKRFSHSGSYSSHISSKKCIGLIAVNGRMRGTMKTGSSPTSASSSPTNTAISQLRQKLENGKPVGLADHNNHLSIKTEPLDFNEYKLMMASHGFSAPGPFMNGGVGGNSPLGVHHNSTAQSPLQHLGMHGLESQLLGYPNPLINNLSEVQKVLQIVDNTVCRQKMDCKPEELSKLTAYMKELGTQVEEQKQGLTSASGPQVSLPLVNHNGATKSIIDYTLEKVNEAKACLQSLTTDSKRQINNIKHEKSNHMLESGMEEKASENMFTPYACQYCKETFPGPIPLHQHERYLCKMNEEIKAVLQPNENLMPNKHIFMEKNTHLTSSILTEKGLTGSLHPYRDHMSVLKAYFAMNMEPNSEELLKISIAVGLPQEFVKQWFDQRKMFPYGSTRTPPLEHKNSTEMVVGTNNHHTPPKDSLTVRSPMSLIKPGDCITSPAIAELHNNCDNSLRHLKNHQFGDAKAIGDKLDHSRSNTPSPLNLSSTSSKHSHSSSYTPNSLVSEDLQAEPLDLSLPRLIKEPKHALTVKSRPKVNSFTVELSSVPSPREHFEEPLNLAYLKKEFSATNGNLEKSTSPIFGINPFAAKPMYTSLPPQSAFPPATFMPPMQASIPGLRPYPGMEQMGFLPHMAYTYAAGAATFAEMQQRRKYQRKHGFQGDLLDATADYMSGLDDMTDPDSCLSRKKIKKTESGMYACDLCDKTFQKSSSLLRHKYEHTGKRPHQCQICKKAFKHKHHLIEHSRLHSGEKPYQCDKCGKRFSHSGSYSQHMNHRYSYCKREAEEREAAEREAREKGHLESTELLMSRAYLQGITPQGYPELAEREAILRHDGVNGGIIEGRKEVDEEYVKMGRREDEFEFEEEEESKSMDTDPDTLRDEEENGEHSMDDSSLDGKMETKSDREDTMEDAM; encoded by the exons CTCTCAACTACGAGAATGTGGTGGAGACCAGCTCGGAGACAGAGGAGGACGACAAGCTGCAGGTGTCCGAGGAAGACCCGCTGATCAACGGCACCGGTAGCCCGGCCAGCCTCGTCAACGCGGACGCCTCACCGTGCGCCGAGAGCCACGGGCTGCCCaccaaagaggaggaggacgacgaaaTGCGGGACAGTGGAGTGGAGCACATCTGGCCCGACAGCGACATGCTGAGTGCATCAGTGGATGGTACCG ATGAAATAAAAGATTTCGACACTTTGGGCCCTGATGCCACTTTGCAAATAGCAGGAAATGGTACAG TCAAGAGCATCAATTGCACTTCAGAGTTCGAGGACTTTTTTGCCAAGAGAAAGCGTGGCGACAGCGACAGCCACGTGGTGAGCATCGCTGAGTATCTCCAGCGAGGCGATACCGCTATCATCTACCCAGAAGCCCCCGAGGAGCTGTCCCGACTCGGGACGCCGGAGGCAGCGGGTCCAGAGGAAAACG ACCTGCCACCTGGAACGCCAGATGCCTTCGCCCAACTGTTGACCTGCCCCTACTGCGACCGGGGCTACAAGCGCTTGACATCACTGAAGGAGCACATCAAGTACCGCCATGAGAAGAATGAGGAGAACTTCGCCTGCCCGCTGTGCAGCTACACGTTCGCCTACCGCACTCAGCTCGAGCGACATATGGCCACGCACAAGCCTGCGAGGGATCAG CACCAACTATTGAACCAAGCAGCCGGCAACCGCAAGTTCAAATGCACTGAGTGCGGTAAGGCCTTCAAATACAAGCACCACCTGAAGGAACACCTCCGCATCCACAGTG GTGAAAAACCATATGAATGCCCCAACTGTAAGAAGCGCTTCTCGCACTCGGGATCTTACAGTTCGCACATCAGCAGCAAAAAGTGCATTGGCTTGATCGCCGTCAACGGCAGGATGCGTGGCACCATGAAGACGGGCTCCTCCCCCACCtcggcctcctcctcccccaccaACACTGCCATCAGCCAACTGCGGCAAAAGCTAGAGAACGGCAAGCCAGTGGGCCTCGCTGACCACAACAACCACCTGAGCATCAAGACAGAGCCACTTGACTTCAACGAATACAAACTGATGATGGCCTCGCATGGATTTAGTGCTCCCGGGCCTTTCATGAATGGTGGAGTTGGAGGCAACAGTCCATTGGGGGTTCACCACAACTCAACAGCCCAAAGCCCTCTGCAGCACCTGGGTATGCACGGGCTGGAGTCGCAGCTTCTCGGCTACCCGAACCCTCTGATTAACAACCTGAGCGAGGTGCAAAAGGTCCTCCAGATTGTAGATAACACAGTGTGCAGGCAAAAAATGGACTGCAAACCGGAGGAGCTGTCCAAGCTCACAGCCTACATGAAGGAATTAGGCACACAGGTGGAGGAGCAAAAACAGGGCCTGACATCGGCAAGTGGGCCTCAGGTCAGTCTTCCACTAGTCAATCACAACGGCGCCACCAAAAGCATCATAGACTACACACTCGAGAAGGTCAATGAAGCCAAAGCCTGTCTCCAGAGCTTGACCACAGACTCAAAGAGACAGATCAACAATATCAAACACGAGAAATCGAACCACATGCTCGAAAGTGGCATGGAAGAGAAGGCATCAGAGAACATGTTCACGCCATATGCGTGTCAGTATTGCAAAGAAACTTTCCCGGGTCCCATCCCTCTCCACCAACATGAGCGCTACttgtgtaaaatgaatgagGAGATCAAAGCTGTGCTCCAACCCAATGAGAATCTGATGCCCAACAAACATATATTCATGGAGAAGAACACTCATCTGACATCTTCCATTTTGACTGAAAAGGGACTGACAGGCTCCCTTCACCCCTACAGGGACCACATGTCTGTGCTCAAGGCATATTTTGCCATGAACATGGAGCCCAACTCCGAAGAGCTGCTCAAGATCTCTATTGCCGTTGGCCTTCCTCAGGAATTCGTCAAGCAATGGTTTGATCAGCGGAAGATGTTTCCATATGGCAGCACCAGAACGCCGCCGCTTGAGCACAAGAACAGCACGGAAATGGTTGTCGGGACGAACAACCACCACACTCCCCCTAAAGACTCTCTGACGGTGCGGTCGCCAATGTCTCTAATCAAACCAGGCGACTGCATCACATCCCCAGCTATTGCTGAGCTCCACAACAACTGTGACAACTCCCTCAGACATTTGAAAAACCACCAGTTTGGCGACGCGAAGGCCATAGGTGACAAGTTGGACCATTCCCGAAGCAACACTCCGTCTCCGCTTAACCTGTCGTCCACATCCTCCAAACATTCGCACAGCAGTTCTTACACCCCGAACAGCCTGGTGTCCGAGGACCTGCAGGCCGAGCCGCTCGACCTTTCACTTCCACGACTCATCAAGGAACCTAAGCACGCACTGACCGTGAAGAGCCGTCCAAAAGTCAACAGTTTTACAGTCGAGCTTAGCAGTGTCCCCTCGCCACGCGAGCACTTTGAGGAGCCTCTGAACCTAGCCTATCTCAAGAAGGAGTTCTCTGCCACCAATGGCAATTTGGAGAAAAGCACTAGCCCCATCTTTGGCATTAACCCCTTTGCCGCCAAACCCATGTACACGTCACTTCCTCCTCAGAGCGCTTTTCCGCCAGCCACATTCATGCCACCAATGCAGGCCAGCATCCCAGGACTCAGGCCCTACCCCGGCATGGAACAGATGGGTTTCCTACCACACATGGCGTACACATACGCAGCTGGCGCCGCTACCTTTGCTGAGATGCAACAGCGGAGAAAGTATCAGCGGAAACATGGTTTCCAG GGCGACCTACTTGACGCTACAGCCGATTACATGTCAGGGCTGGATGACATGACAGACCCCGATTCCTGTCTGTCGCGGAAGAAGATTAAGAAGACTGAAAGTGGTATGTACGCGTGTGACTTGTGCGACAAAACATTCCAGAAGAGCAGTTCCCTTCTCAGACACAAATATGAACACACAG GCAAGCGGCCGCACCAATGTCAGATCTGCAAAAAGGCCTTCAAACACAAGCACCATCTCATTGAGCACTCACGCTTGCACTCGGGCGAGAAGCCCTACCAGTGCGACAAGTGCGGCAAAAGGTTCTCGCATTCGGGCTCGTACTCGCAGCACATGAACCATCGCTACTCCTACTGCAAGCGCGAGGCGGAGGAGCGCGAGGCGGCCGAGAGAGAGGCCCGCGAAAAGGGCCATCTGGAGTCTACGGAGCTGCTGATGAGCCGGGCCTACTTGCAGGGAATCACTCCTCAGGGTTACCCGGAGCTGGCGGAGCGTGAGGCCATCTTGCGGCACGACGGCGTGAATGGAGGGATCATAGAGGGACGCAAGGAAGTGGATGAAGAATATGTGAAGATGGGACGCAGGGAGGATGAGTTTGagtttgaggaggaggaagagagcaAGAGCATGGACACGGACCCGGACACGTTGAGGGACGAAGAGGAGAACGGAGAGCACTCGATGGACGATAGCTCGCTGGATGGCAAAATGGAAACCAAATCGGATCGCGAGGACACGATGGAGGACGCCATGTAG